In the Pieris napi chromosome 19, ilPieNapi1.2, whole genome shotgun sequence genome, one interval contains:
- the LOC125059192 gene encoding attacin-E-like: MFFKTLIFAALLAGINCRYILIDEDYLPELIEHTRVRRQVQVGAGLDNKGNWDLAGKVPLAKSDTNILSATGMATMDPSHKLTSYGAGVALDNINGHGLSLSGRQIPDFGKQLTAAANLNLLNTPNHNLNANAFVTKNMPSIPNVPNFNTYGAGADYMYKNTLGASLGAARTDFLQKTDVSAMGKLNLFKTPSSSLDFGAGATRSFSPFIPKSSWEPAFKFNFMKSF, translated from the exons atgtttttcaaaaCTTTGATCTTTGCCGCTTTATTGGCCGGCATAAACTGTAGATACATTCTAATTGACGAAGATTATTTGCCGGAATTAATTGAGCATACGAGGGTTAGGAGACAAGTGCAGGTGGGAGCTGGTCTTGATAATAAGGGGAACTGGGACTTGGCAGGCAAAGTACCGCTTGCGAAGTCTGATACTAACATTCTCAGTGCAACTGGTATGGCTACGATGGACCCTAGCCACAAGCTGACCTCGTATGGAGCTGGTGTGGCTTTGGATAATAT AAATGGCCACGGACTCAGCCTGTCAGGCAGACAGATTCCAGACTTCGGGAAGCAGTTGACAGCTGCAGCCAACTTGAATCTTCTCAACACACCTAACCACAATTTGAATGCGAATGCGTTTGTTACAAAGAACATGCCAAGTATACCGAATGTACCCAATTTCAACACCTATGGCGCAGGCGCGGATTACATGTACAA GAACACACTTGGAGCTTCACTAGGCGCAGCACGCACTGATTTCCTTCAAAAGACTGATGTATCTGCGATGGGAAAACTAAATCTCTTCAAGACGCCTAGCTCTTCACTCGATTTTGGCGCTGGTGCAACGCGATCCTTTTCTCCCTTCATACCAAAGAGCAGTTGGGAACCGGCGTTTAAGTTTAACTTTatgaaatcattttaa
- the LOC125059215 gene encoding attacin-E-like: protein MFFKTLIFAALLAGINCRYILIDEDYLPEFIEHSRVRRQVQVGAGLDNKGNWDLAGKVPLAKSDTNILSATGMATMDPSNKLTSYGAGVALDNINGHGLSLSARQIPDFGKQLTAAAKLNVLNTPNHNLDANAFVTKNMPSIPNVPNFNTYGAGADYMYKNTLGASLGAARTDFLQKTDVSAMGKLNLFKTPSSSLDFGAGATRSFSPFIPKSSWQPAFNLNFMKSF, encoded by the exons atgtttttcaaaaCTTTGATCTTTGCCGCTTTATTGGCCGGCATTAACTGTAGATACATTTTAATTGACGAAGATTATTTGCCCGAATTCATTGAGCATTCGAGGGTAAGGAGACAAGTGCAGGTGGGAGCTGGTCTTGATAATAAGGGGAACTGGGACTTGGCAGGCAAAGTGCCGCTTGCGAAGTCTGATACTAACATTCTCAGTGCAACTGGTATGGCTACGATGGACCCTAGCAACAAGCTGACCTCGTATGGAGCTGGTGTGGCTTTGGATAATAT AAATGGCCACGGGCTCAGCCTGTCTGCTAGACAGATCCCAGACTTCGGGAAGCAGTTGACAGCTGCGGCAAAGTTAAACGTTCTCAACACACCTAACCACAATTTGGACGCGAATGCGTTTGTTACAAAGAATATGCCAAGTATACCGAATGTACCAAACTTCAACACCTATGGCGCAGGCGCGGATTACATGTACAA GAACACGCTCGGAGCTTCACTAGGCGCAGCACGCACTGATTTCCTTCAAAAGACTGATGTATCTGCGATGGGAAAACTAAATCTCTTCAAGACGCCTAGCTCTTCACTCGATTTCGGCGCTGGTGCAACGCGATCCTTTTCTCCCTTCATACCAAAGAGCAGTTGGCAACCGGCGTTTAACTTAAACTTTatgaaatcattttaa
- the LOC125059280 gene encoding attacin-E-like: MFFKTLIFAALLAGINCRYILIDEDYLPELIEHSRVMRQVQVGAGLDNKGNWDLAGKVPLAKSDTNILSATGMATMDPSNKLTSYGAGVALDNINGHGLSLSGRQIPDFGKQLTAAAKLNVLNTPNHNLDANAFVTKNMPSIPNVPNFNTYGAGADYMYKNTLGASLGAARTDFLQKTDVSAMGKLNLFRTPTSSLDFGAGATRSFSPFIPKSSWEPAFNFNFMKSF, from the exons atgtttttcaaaaCTTTGATCTTTGCCGCTTTATTGGCCGGCATTAACTGTAGATACATTCTAATTGACGAAGATTATTTGCCCGAATTAATTGAACATTCGAGGGTAATGAGACAAGTGCAGGTGGGAGCTGGTCTTGATAATAAGGGGAACTGGGACTTGGCAGGCAAAGTGCCGCTTGCGAAGTCTGATACTAACATTCTCAGTGCAACTGGTATGGCTACGATGGACCCTAGCAACAAGCTGACCTCGTATGGAGCTGGTGTGGCTTTGGATAATAT AAATGGCCACGGACTCAGCCTGTCAGGCAGACAGATCCCAGACTTCGGGAAGCAGTTGACAGCTGCGGCAAAGTTAAATGTTCTCAACACACCTAACCACAATTTGGACGCGAATGCGTTTGTTACAAAGAATATGCCAAGTATACCGAATGTGCCAAACTTCAACACCTATGGCGCAGGCGCGGATTACATGTACAA GAATACACTTGGAGCATCATTAGGCGCAGCACGCACTGATTTCCTTCAAAAGACTGATGTATCTGCGATGGGAAAACTAAATCTCTTCAGGACGCCTACCTCTTCACTCGATTTCGGCGCTGGTGCAACGCGATCCTTTTCTCCCTTCATACCAAAAAGCAGCTGGGAACCGGCGTTTAACTTTAACTTTatgaaatcattttaa